Proteins from a single region of Trichomycterus rosablanca isolate fTriRos1 chromosome 16, fTriRos1.hap1, whole genome shotgun sequence:
- the tpgs2 gene encoding LOW QUALITY PROTEIN: tubulin polyglutamylase complex subunit 2 (The sequence of the model RefSeq protein was modified relative to this genomic sequence to represent the inferred CDS: inserted 1 base in 1 codon) — MEDAKDETTSLKGFSERLTLGITRVLENLPNVSDVQFAEREPAEKRCLLSWEQKNNCVLPEDLKDFYLTTDGFTLTWSSKLENESVPVGCMVINSVLKLCLLTQSNIYSLPSAPTLDDLDFKDDFEGSEGHEEPHFDFRSRIFELDPCSGNGRVCLVYKNCTLGAVTQQSEIWFLDRSLYWHFLSSSFTAYYRLMITHLGLPEWQYNYTPYGPSPQAKQWASLYQPLTFSADPPLDPSAEPFLNKLDPAKAFCGKAKPPAPKKKQPGPSQPGGGAPKGRGXTGKQSVNRIPQHPLVAKDVVVYTYLYM, encoded by the exons ATGGAGGATGCTAAGGACGAAACGACCTCCCTCAAAGGCTTTTCAGAAAGACTTACACTTGGAATTACTCGGGTTTTAG AGAACCTTCCCAACGTGTCAGACGTACAGTTTGCTGAAAGAGAACCCGCAGAGAAACGATGCCTCCTCTCATGGGAGCAG AAAAACAACTGTGTTTTGCCAGAAGACCTGAAAGACTTCTATCTCACAACCGATGGCTTCACCCTCACTTGGAGCTCCAAACTGGAAA ATGAGTCCGTGCCTGTTGGTTGTATGGTCATcaacagtgttttaaaactctgTCTGCTGACTCAGTCAAATATCTACTCACTCCCCAGCGCACCCACGTTAGATGATCTTGATTTTAAAGATGATTTTGAAG GATCAGAAGGCCACGAAGAACCACACTTTGATTTCCGCAGCCGAATCTTCGAATTGGATCCCTGTAGTGGCAACGGCAGGGTCTGCCTCGTTTACAAAAACTGCACTTTAG GTGCTGTGACTCAGCAAAGTGAAATCTGGTTCCTGGACCGCTCCCTGTACTGGCATTTCCTCAGCTCTTCCTTCACTGCATACTACAGGCTCATGATAACACATCTGGGACTGCCGGAGTGGCAGTACAACTACACTCCATATGGACCCAGCCCACAAGCCAAA CAATGGGCATCTCTTTATCAGCCTCTCACGTTCAGCGCCGACCCGCCTCTAGATCCAAGTGCTGAACCATTCTTAAACAAGCTAGATCCAGCCAAAGCTTTCTGTGGCAAAGCCAAGCCTCCTGCTCCAAAAAAGAAGCAACCTGGTCCGTCCCAACCCGGTGGAGGAGCTCCCAAAGGCCGAG GCACGGGCAAACAAAGCGTGAACAGAATTCCACAGCATCCCCTAGTTGCTAAAGATGTGGTTGTATACACATACCTGTACATGTGA